The Candidatus Hydrogenedentota bacterium sequence GGCAAGACGACGGTGTTCCGGCTCATTACGGGCGAACTCGAGCCGGACGGCGGCGCCATTGAACGTATGCGCCGCGCGCGTGCCGCGTGCCTAGCCCAGATGCACCATGTTGCGCCGAACACGACGGTGTTCGAAACGGTGCTCCACACCTTTCAGGAATTGATTGACCTGGAATCGGAATTGACCGCCCTGGAGGAGGCGCTGGCTGGCGGCGGCAGCGAAGCCTTGGCGCGCTACAGTGTAGTACAAGAGGCGTTCGTCCGGCGCGGCGGCTACGAATTCCGGGGCAAGGCGAAACGTGTGCTGCACGGGCTGGGCTTTTCGACGGAGGACTTCGACCTGCCGTTCCACGCCCTCAGCGGCGGTCAGCGCACGCGCCTCATGTTGGCGTTAGTACTGTTGCAGGACGCGGATCTGCTGCTGCTGGATGAACCGGAAAACCATCTGGACCTGCGCGCCCGCGAATGGCTGGAGGAATACCTCCAGTCGTGCGGGAAGAGCGTAGTTGTCATTTCCCACGACCGGCGCCTGTTGAACTCCGTGGTCCAGCGCATCGTCGAGATAGACCGGGGCGCCTCGCGCAGTTTCGCGGGCAATTACTCCGCGTACTTGCGCGAAAAGGCGTTGATTCGAGAGCAGCACCAGAAAGCCTATGAGCGCCAGCAGGAACTCTTGCGCAAGGAACAAGCGTGGGTCGAGCGGTTCCGCTACAAGGCGTCAAAGGCGCGCCAAGTGCAGAGTCGTGTCCGCCGTATCGAGAAGATGGAAGTGATGGAAGCGCCGCCGCCGGAGGCGCAGGCCGCCGATTTCAGCTTGGGAGAGGTTGTTCGCAGCGGGGCCGTGGTTCTTGCCGCGGAGCATCTCACCATGGCCTACGGCCCCTTGAGGCTCTATGAAGACCTGTCTTTTGAAGTCTGTCGCGGCGAGCGGGTAGGCATCATCGGGCCAAACGGGTCGGGTAAGACCACGTTGCTTCGGCACGTGGCCGGACAAATCGAAAACGGCTCAGGCACGGTGAGACTCGGACACAAGGTTTCGGCCGGTTTCTTTGACCAGCATCACGAAGTGCTCAACCCGGAGGGCGATGTGTTGAGCGAAGTACTGGGAGTGCGTCCGGACCTGACTCCGACCCGTGCGCGATCGTTTCTGGGCAAGCTTCTGTTTGTGGGGGACGACGTTTTCAAGCCGGTCTCAGTGCTGAGCGGGGGTGAGCGCGCCCGAGTTGCCTTGGCGCGGCTCATGCTCAGCGACGTCAACCTGCTGTTGCTGGACGAGCCGACGAACCACCTGGACATCGCCTCGCGCGAGGTGCTTGAAGCAGCCTTGGCCGAGTTCGACGGCGCGATCATGCTCATTTCGCACGACCGCGTCCTCATTGACAGGCTCGTCGACAAGCTCATCGTCATTGAAGGCGGATGCGCCCAGGTGCATCTGGGCAATTACAGCGCG is a genomic window containing:
- a CDS encoding ABC-F family ATP-binding cassette domain-containing protein, whose protein sequence is MSVVRLENIRKTFGGSFILDGFSLRVEEGERIGLIGRNGTGKTTVFRLITGELEPDGGAIERMRRARAACLAQMHHVAPNTTVFETVLHTFQELIDLESELTALEEALAGGGSEALARYSVVQEAFVRRGGYEFRGKAKRVLHGLGFSTEDFDLPFHALSGGQRTRLMLALVLLQDADLLLLDEPENHLDLRAREWLEEYLQSCGKSVVVISHDRRLLNSVVQRIVEIDRGASRSFAGNYSAYLREKALIREQHQKAYERQQELLRKEQAWVERFRYKASKARQVQSRVRRIEKMEVMEAPPPEAQAADFSLGEVVRSGAVVLAAEHLTMAYGPLRLYEDLSFEVCRGERVGIIGPNGSGKTTLLRHVAGQIENGSGTVRLGHKVSAGFFDQHHEVLNPEGDVLSEVLGVRPDLTPTRARSFLGKLLFVGDDVFKPVSVLSGGERARVALARLMLSDVNLLLLDEPTNHLDIASREVLEAALAEFDGAIMLISHDRVLIDRLVDKLIVIEGGCAQVHLGNYSAFREKEQAEQAAASQPARTEEVLRIREQSRRVRASDKERERETRRQRRRLEQLEAEIESLEEMVGGYDEKFAAADPADYVKVQSLKEEYDGLHADLRAMYEEWENLVESLDGL